The following proteins are encoded in a genomic region of Nonomuraea muscovyensis:
- a CDS encoding M48 family metallopeptidase produces the protein MPGMTTTPDRNRVQLPGISSRAYEHPADRSALVALRKLSGFDTVLKQMSGLISERRLRLMYLASAVRVSETQFRSLHDMGRDAAYTLDLHRIPEIYVQQDPQVQAKAIGFDDPFIVVTTGLLNLMNQEEQRFVIGHETSHILSGHAVYRTMLDILTRLATRVAWIPLGYIGLRAIVAGLEEWYRKSELSSDRGGLLTGQDPEAAKRALMKLAGGDYTHEMNIEAFLEQYNEYDTAGDLRDGFLKVLNLLGTTHPFAVVRVAELDKWQRSGEYDRILAGDYPRREDDAGARVTDEVKAAAESYRASWSQSQDPFIGVLRDVAEGAVNAGERIFNRFSRRDGGQG, from the coding sequence ATGCCGGGCATGACGACCACCCCGGACCGCAACCGCGTCCAACTGCCCGGCATCTCGTCCCGTGCCTACGAACACCCCGCAGACCGGTCCGCCCTGGTCGCTCTGCGTAAGTTGAGTGGGTTCGACACGGTTCTAAAGCAGATGTCCGGCCTCATCAGTGAGCGGCGGCTGCGCCTGATGTATCTCGCGTCGGCCGTGCGAGTGAGCGAGACCCAGTTCCGCTCACTCCACGACATGGGCCGCGACGCCGCCTACACGCTGGACCTGCACCGCATCCCCGAGATCTACGTCCAGCAGGACCCGCAGGTGCAGGCCAAGGCCATCGGCTTCGACGACCCGTTCATCGTCGTGACCACCGGTCTGCTCAACCTGATGAACCAGGAGGAGCAGCGCTTCGTCATCGGCCACGAGACCTCCCACATCCTGTCGGGGCACGCGGTCTACCGGACGATGCTCGACATCCTCACCCGGCTGGCCACCCGCGTCGCCTGGATCCCCCTCGGCTACATCGGCCTGCGGGCGATCGTCGCGGGCCTGGAGGAGTGGTACCGCAAGTCGGAGCTGTCGTCCGACCGCGGCGGCCTGCTCACCGGCCAGGACCCGGAGGCGGCCAAGCGCGCGCTGATGAAGCTCGCCGGCGGCGACTACACCCACGAGATGAACATCGAGGCCTTCCTCGAGCAGTACAACGAGTACGACACCGCAGGAGACCTCCGCGACGGATTCCTCAAGGTCCTCAACCTGCTCGGCACCACCCACCCGTTCGCCGTGGTGCGCGTGGCCGAGCTCGACAAGTGGCAGCGCAGCGGCGAGTACGACCGCATCCTGGCCGGCGACTACCCGCGCCGCGAGGACGACGCCGGCGCCAGGGTCACCGACGAGGTCAAGGCGGCGGCCGAGTCCTACCGCGCGTCCTGGTCGCAGTCGCAGGACCCGTTCATCGGCGTGCTGCGCGACGTGGCCGAGGGCGCCGTCAACGCAGGCGAGCGCATCTTCAACCGCTTCTCCCGCCGCGACGGCGGCCAGGGCTGA
- the nadD gene encoding nicotinate-nucleotide adenylyltransferase — MMNAPSVDGKRRVGVMGGTFDPIHHGHLVAASEVAHHFQLDEVVFVPTGRPYQKSEREVSAPEDRYLMTVIATASNPRFSVSRVDIDRPGPTFTIDTLRDIAQIHGPDTELYFITGADALGAILTWQNADLLFELAHFVGCTRPGHTLHDPGLPGGKVTLLEIPALAISSSECRQRVAMGEPIWYLVPDGIVQYINKRGLYREPEE; from the coding sequence ATGATGAATGCCCCCAGTGTCGATGGGAAACGGCGTGTAGGTGTCATGGGAGGCACGTTCGACCCCATCCATCACGGTCACCTGGTGGCCGCCAGCGAGGTGGCCCACCACTTCCAGCTGGACGAGGTCGTCTTCGTGCCGACCGGGCGGCCGTACCAGAAGTCGGAGCGCGAGGTGTCGGCGCCCGAGGACCGTTACCTGATGACGGTGATCGCGACCGCGTCCAACCCGCGCTTCTCGGTGAGCCGGGTCGACATCGACCGGCCCGGGCCGACGTTCACCATCGACACCCTGCGCGACATCGCGCAGATCCACGGGCCCGACACGGAGCTGTACTTCATCACCGGCGCGGACGCCCTCGGCGCCATCCTCACCTGGCAGAACGCCGACCTGTTGTTCGAGCTGGCCCACTTCGTCGGCTGCACCAGGCCGGGGCACACGCTGCACGACCCCGGCCTGCCCGGGGGCAAGGTGACGCTGCTGGAGATCCCGGCGCTGGCCATCTCCTCGTCGGAGTGCCGGCAGCGCGTCGCGATGGGCGAGCCGATCTGGTATCTGGTGCCCGACGGCATCGTCCAGTACATCAACAAGCGCGGCCTGTACCGCGAGCCGGAGGAGTGA
- a CDS encoding AIM24 family protein encodes MRSALFGNLDSQQVPGTFALQNSKMLVVHLPPEVLARQGSMVAFQGQMDFGYEGGGVGKMFKKMVTGEGAPLMRVTGQGRLFLADNADDIHLFYLENEALTVNGRNLLALDAHLTWDIQRVQGAGVAAGGLFNTTIKGTGWVAVTAHGTPVLLDASQAPTYADGQSAVCWSAGLHVGVNRTFKAGALIGRGSGEAMQLAFQGQGFVLVQASEGPPIVQPK; translated from the coding sequence ATGCGCAGCGCGCTCTTCGGGAACCTGGACTCCCAGCAGGTGCCCGGTACCTTCGCCCTGCAGAACTCCAAGATGCTCGTCGTCCACCTTCCCCCCGAGGTGCTCGCCCGCCAGGGCTCCATGGTGGCCTTCCAGGGCCAGATGGACTTCGGTTACGAGGGCGGCGGCGTCGGCAAGATGTTCAAGAAGATGGTGACGGGCGAGGGCGCGCCGCTCATGCGCGTCACGGGGCAGGGCAGGTTGTTCCTCGCCGACAACGCCGACGACATCCACCTGTTCTACCTGGAGAACGAGGCGTTGACCGTCAACGGCCGCAACCTGCTGGCCCTGGACGCCCACCTCACCTGGGACATCCAGCGGGTGCAGGGGGCGGGCGTCGCCGCGGGCGGCCTGTTCAACACGACGATCAAGGGCACCGGCTGGGTCGCGGTCACCGCGCACGGCACGCCCGTGCTGCTCGACGCCTCGCAGGCGCCGACCTACGCCGACGGCCAGTCGGCCGTGTGCTGGAGCGCCGGCCTGCACGTGGGCGTCAACCGCACGTTCAAGGCCGGCGCGCTGATCGGCCGCGGCAGCGGCGAGGCCATGCAGCTCGCCTTCCAGGGACAGGGGTTCGTCCTGGTGCAGGCCAGCGAGGGCCCGCCCATCGTCCAGCCCAAGTGA
- a CDS encoding serine/threonine-protein kinase codes for MSKLGKVGPYALLERLGRGGMGEVYLASSRRGERVALKVLHELTEDDSSRIRLEREVRALRRVESPYVARVLDADLGCARPYLVMENIEGVTLLDRVRQDGPLDLPQLVQLAQGIAAALAIIHAAGVVHRDLKPANIIMGADGPVLIDFGIAQVHDATRLTMTGTFLGTPGYTAPEIFADEQVDSPADIHAWAATVAFAATGRPAFGRGTAEAQMYAVLNGRADLKGVPVALLPLVRAALNREPAKRPTAALLADRLSRLAKATGVPDASGAPAGLLAAPVAEETRERPGEARGRAEGRGRPGEPRGRAGEEAKPPAPRKAPGEDGRGSGPRPRPGGDVPARGRADAAARARAGGDTDPRGRTADAAARGRTTGGGTAAADGAARGRVSGGGGADVPARGRGAGVSGAEGAARGRGAGAGGADVPARGRSAGTDGGARREGEVPAPRGRAAADTTRGRATGESARSRASAESARSRAAAESGRGRATGEGVRTRTAVDGAAVPAPRGRTDARARARAVEGAARARARAAIGTARGRGGRAASGEEPGGTGLPAGSAALMLLAVLAVPCVVASVMWPIASIGITAVFVVLTRTVWTSHWLVRKRPSRRWRIALRVLLFPIALAGSAVTAVVWPGVPVAVAAGGALWLTGGGEIHSDWWQQAAPVTAAGVVFGMLCGGITGREIERVGARLPELRREGLRALAVLGGFVALCAAAVRAIALLL; via the coding sequence GTGAGCAAGCTCGGCAAGGTCGGGCCGTACGCCTTGCTCGAGCGGCTCGGCCGGGGCGGCATGGGCGAGGTCTACCTCGCCAGCTCCCGGCGCGGCGAACGAGTCGCACTCAAGGTCCTGCACGAGCTCACCGAAGATGATTCGTCCCGTATTCGGCTTGAGCGCGAAGTTCGCGCCCTCCGGCGGGTCGAGAGCCCGTACGTCGCGAGGGTACTCGACGCCGACCTCGGCTGCGCCCGCCCCTACCTGGTGATGGAGAACATCGAGGGCGTCACGCTGCTCGACCGGGTCCGCCAGGACGGGCCGCTCGACCTGCCGCAGCTCGTGCAGCTCGCGCAGGGCATCGCCGCCGCGCTGGCCATCATCCACGCGGCCGGTGTCGTCCACCGCGACCTGAAGCCGGCCAACATCATCATGGGCGCCGACGGGCCCGTGCTCATCGACTTCGGCATCGCACAGGTGCACGACGCGACCCGGCTCACCATGACGGGCACCTTCCTCGGCACGCCCGGCTACACCGCGCCGGAGATCTTCGCCGACGAGCAGGTCGACTCGCCGGCCGACATCCACGCCTGGGCGGCGACGGTGGCGTTCGCCGCGACCGGGCGGCCCGCGTTCGGGCGGGGCACGGCCGAGGCGCAGATGTACGCGGTGCTGAACGGACGGGCCGACCTCAAGGGCGTGCCGGTGGCGCTGCTGCCGCTGGTGCGGGCCGCGCTCAACCGGGAGCCGGCCAAGCGGCCCACGGCGGCGCTGCTGGCCGACCGCCTGTCGCGGCTGGCCAAGGCGACCGGGGTGCCCGACGCCTCGGGTGCGCCCGCCGGTCTGCTGGCGGCGCCGGTCGCGGAGGAGACGCGGGAGCGGCCGGGCGAGGCGCGGGGGCGTGCCGAGGGACGCGGCCGTCCCGGGGAGCCGCGCGGACGTGCCGGTGAGGAGGCCAAGCCGCCCGCGCCGCGCAAGGCGCCGGGCGAGGACGGCCGGGGCTCCGGGCCGCGGCCCAGGCCGGGTGGTGACGTGCCGGCCCGCGGGCGGGCCGACGCGGCCGCCCGAGCCCGGGCGGGAGGGGACACCGATCCCCGTGGCCGCACGGCGGACGCGGCGGCACGCGGGCGGACCACCGGCGGCGGCACGGCAGCCGCTGACGGTGCTGCTCGTGGGCGGGTCTCCGGCGGGGGAGGGGCCGACGTCCCCGCGCGCGGCAGGGGTGCGGGTGTGAGCGGTGCCGAGGGCGCCGCGCGCGGGCGGGGCGCGGGGGCGGGTGGCGCCGACGTTCCGGCGCGCGGGCGTTCGGCCGGCACGGACGGAGGTGCCCGGCGTGAGGGCGAGGTGCCCGCGCCGCGGGGCCGGGCCGCTGCGGACACGACGCGCGGGCGGGCCACCGGCGAGAGCGCGCGCAGCCGGGCGAGCGCCGAGAGCGCCAGGAGCCGGGCCGCGGCCGAGTCCGGGCGCGGCCGTGCCACCGGGGAGGGGGTGCGGACCCGGACCGCCGTGGACGGCGCCGCGGTGCCCGCGCCGCGCGGCCGTACGGACGCCAGGGCGCGCGCCCGCGCGGTCGAAGGAGCCGCGCGCGCCCGGGCCAGGGCCGCCATCGGGACGGCGCGAGGGCGCGGCGGACGGGCCGCGAGCGGTGAGGAGCCGGGCGGCACCGGGCTGCCGGCCGGGAGCGCGGCGCTGATGCTGCTCGCCGTGCTGGCCGTGCCGTGTGTGGTGGCGTCGGTGATGTGGCCGATCGCCTCCATCGGCATCACGGCGGTGTTCGTGGTGCTGACGCGGACCGTCTGGACGAGTCACTGGCTGGTCAGGAAGCGCCCGTCGCGGCGGTGGCGGATCGCGCTGCGGGTGCTGCTCTTCCCGATCGCGCTGGCCGGGTCGGCCGTGACCGCGGTGGTCTGGCCGGGTGTGCCCGTCGCGGTGGCGGCGGGCGGGGCGCTCTGGCTCACGGGGGGCGGCGAGATCCACTCCGACTGGTGGCAGCAGGCCGCGCCGGTGACCGCCGCCGGCGTGGTGTTCGGGATGCTGTGCGGTGGGATCACCGGCCGCGAGATCGAGCGGGTCGGCGCCCGGCTTCCGGAGCTGCGCAGGGAGGGGCTGCGCGCACTGGCCGTGCTGGGCGGGTTCGTCGCCCTGTGCGCGGCCGCCGTGCGCGCGATCGCCCTGCTGCTCTGA
- a CDS encoding histidine phosphatase family protein: MSKRIVCLRHGQTLWNVEHRFQGHSDIPLDETGVAQAARAASLLASLRPTLIVSSDLQRANDTALALGRVVGLDVAVDKAFRERGGGQWEGLTRDEIAARWPEEYVAWEAPDGEPVGDVAARVAAAMRRWAAEVDDDGLLVVVSHGAALRLGICELLGLPEELWPALGGLGNCSWSVLQEGRKGWRLLEHNAGTLPEPISSDDRPETQV, from the coding sequence TTGAGCAAGCGGATCGTCTGCCTCCGGCACGGGCAGACGTTGTGGAACGTCGAGCACCGCTTCCAGGGCCACTCCGACATCCCCCTGGACGAGACCGGCGTGGCCCAGGCGGCCAGGGCGGCCTCGCTGCTGGCGTCCCTGCGCCCGACTCTCATCGTCTCCTCCGACCTGCAGCGCGCCAACGACACCGCGCTCGCGCTCGGCCGGGTCGTCGGCCTCGACGTGGCCGTCGACAAGGCCTTCCGCGAGCGGGGCGGCGGGCAGTGGGAGGGGTTGACCCGCGACGAGATCGCCGCCCGCTGGCCCGAGGAGTACGTGGCGTGGGAGGCGCCGGACGGCGAGCCCGTCGGCGACGTCGCCGCGCGGGTCGCCGCCGCCATGCGCCGCTGGGCCGCCGAGGTCGACGACGACGGCCTGCTCGTCGTCGTCTCGCACGGCGCCGCGCTGCGGCTCGGGATCTGCGAGCTGCTCGGCCTGCCCGAGGAGCTCTGGCCCGCCCTGGGCGGGCTCGGCAACTGTTCGTGGTCCGTGCTGCAGGAGGGGCGCAAGGGCTGGCGCCTGCTGGAGCACAACGCGGGCACGCTGCCGGAGCCGATCAGCAGCGACGACCGTCCCGAGACCCAGGTCTGA
- the rsfS gene encoding ribosome silencing factor — protein MTASERAVQLVRIAAEAAADKLADDILAYDVSEQLVITDAFLLCSATNDRQVRAIVDEIEDRLRTEADAKPVRREGEREGRWVLLDYLDIVVHVQHEEDRTFYALERLWKDCPPIGLPESVLQANIQRART, from the coding sequence GTGACCGCTTCTGAGAGAGCCGTCCAGCTCGTCCGGATCGCCGCCGAGGCCGCGGCCGACAAGCTGGCCGATGACATCCTCGCCTACGACGTGAGCGAGCAGCTCGTCATCACCGACGCCTTCCTGCTCTGCTCCGCCACCAACGACCGCCAGGTCCGGGCCATCGTCGACGAGATCGAGGACCGGCTGCGCACCGAGGCCGACGCCAAGCCGGTGCGCCGCGAGGGCGAGCGGGAGGGCCGCTGGGTGCTCCTCGACTATCTCGACATCGTCGTGCACGTCCAGCATGAGGAGGACCGCACCTTCTACGCCCTGGAGCGGCTGTGGAAGGACTGTCCGCCGATCGGCCTGCCGGAGAGCGTGCTGCAGGCCAACATCCAGCGAGCGCGCACTTGA
- a CDS encoding glutamate-5-semialdehyde dehydrogenase, with product MSEEFLKVARAAREAAAELAPLPRAPKDRALRAIADALVANAAAIVEANAKDVEQARAQGTAEAMIDRLRLDEGRIAAIAEAVRQVADLPDPVGEVVRGGTLPNGLELRQLRVPLGVIGIIYEGRPNVTVDAAALCLKSGNAVLLRGSSSAYSSNTALVRVMQEALEATEVPAGAVQLVPGLTRDSVKELMRARGLVDVLIPRGGASLINSVVEESTVPVIETGVGNCHVYVDAEADVDLAVEILVNAKAQRPSVCNAAETFLVHAGVADRFVPKALAALREAGVTVHGDERIAGHGDGVVPVTEDDFLAEYLSLDIAAAVVDSLEDAVAHIRKYGSGHTDAIVTRSQQAARRFVSLVDSAAVAVNASTRFTDGGEFGFGAEIGISTQKLHARGPMGLPELTSTKWVYTGEGHLRTAEGTVIAGSAG from the coding sequence ATGTCCGAGGAGTTCCTGAAGGTCGCCCGCGCGGCACGGGAGGCCGCCGCCGAGCTGGCCCCGCTGCCGCGGGCGCCCAAGGACCGGGCGTTGCGCGCCATCGCCGACGCCCTGGTGGCGAACGCCGCCGCGATCGTCGAGGCCAATGCCAAGGACGTCGAGCAGGCCCGCGCGCAGGGCACCGCCGAGGCGATGATCGATCGGCTGCGGCTCGACGAGGGCCGGATCGCGGCCATCGCCGAGGCCGTGCGGCAGGTGGCCGACCTGCCCGATCCGGTCGGCGAGGTCGTGCGCGGCGGCACGCTGCCCAACGGGCTGGAGCTGCGCCAGCTCCGGGTGCCGCTAGGCGTGATCGGCATCATCTACGAGGGCCGTCCCAACGTCACCGTGGATGCCGCCGCGCTCTGCCTCAAGAGCGGCAACGCGGTGCTGCTGCGCGGCTCCTCCAGCGCCTACTCCTCCAACACGGCCCTCGTACGGGTCATGCAGGAGGCGCTGGAGGCGACCGAGGTGCCGGCGGGCGCCGTGCAGCTCGTGCCGGGGCTCACCCGCGACTCGGTCAAGGAGCTGATGCGGGCGCGGGGGCTGGTCGACGTGCTGATCCCGCGTGGCGGCGCCTCGCTGATCAACTCGGTGGTCGAGGAGTCGACCGTGCCGGTCATCGAGACCGGGGTGGGCAACTGCCACGTGTACGTGGACGCCGAGGCCGACGTGGACCTGGCCGTGGAGATCCTGGTCAACGCCAAGGCGCAGCGGCCGTCGGTGTGCAACGCGGCCGAGACGTTCCTGGTGCACGCCGGCGTGGCCGACCGGTTCGTGCCCAAGGCGCTGGCGGCGCTCAGGGAGGCGGGCGTGACCGTGCACGGCGACGAGCGGATCGCCGGTCACGGCGACGGCGTCGTGCCCGTCACCGAGGACGACTTCCTCGCCGAGTACCTCTCGCTCGACATCGCCGCCGCCGTGGTCGACTCGCTGGAGGACGCCGTGGCGCACATCAGGAAGTACGGCTCGGGCCACACCGACGCCATCGTCACCCGGTCGCAGCAGGCGGCCCGCAGGTTCGTGTCGCTGGTCGACTCGGCGGCCGTGGCGGTCAACGCCTCGACCAGGTTCACCGACGGGGGCGAGTTCGGGTTCGGCGCGGAGATCGGCATCTCCACGCAGAAGCTGCACGCCCGCGGGCCGATGGGGCTGCCGGAGCTGACCTCGACCAAGTGGGTCTACACCGGCGAGGGTCACCTGCGCACCGCCGAGGGCACGGTCATCGCCGGGTCGGCCGGCTGA